The sequence below is a genomic window from Streptobacillus ratti.
ACTTTTGGAATTTAGGAAATATATTTACTGCACCCAAAATCTTAAATGCAAGATTAGAGGTGCAGTTTTTTTGTAAATTAATTACAAATCAAATAAATAATTCAAATTATATTCAATAAATATTTAAAAAAAATTTTTAAGACCTATTGACTATTTAATTTCTTGAGGTAAAATATATTGTTAGCAAATTATTAACACTTTATTTTTTTTATTTAGGAGGATATAATGGCAAAAGTTAATGAAATTACAAGAGAGTCTTGGATTTTACAAACATTCCCAGAATGGGGGACTTGGATAAATGAAGAGATTGCTGAAACAGAGGTTAAACCTGGTACAGTTTCAATGTGGTGGTTAGGAAACATGGGAATCTGGATTAAAAGTGAAGGAGGAGCTAATCTTTGTGTAGATTTATGGGTTTCAACAGGTAAAAAAACAAAATCTAATAAACTTATGAAAGCTAAACATCAACACCAAAGAGCAGTAGGATGTGTAGCATTACAACCAAATTTAAGAACTACACCATGTGTTATAGATCCATTTGGTATAAAAGAATTAGATGCTTTAATTTCAACACATTCTCACAGTGATCATATAGATATAAATGTTGCGGCAGCAGTTTTACAAAATTGCCCTAATACTAAATTTGTAGGACCAAAAAGTTGTACAGATATTTGGAGAAAATGGGGAGTACCTGAAGAAAGATTAGTTACAGTTAAGCCTGGAGATGAAATAGAAATAAAAGATACTAAAATAAAAATGTTAGAATCTTTTGATAGAACTATGTTATTAACAGTAGATGATGATGTTGTATTAAAAGATAAATTACCACCTGATATGGATGAAATGGCAGTAAATTACTTATTTAAAACAACAGGTGGAAATATATACCATGCAGGAGATTCACATCATTCTAATTTCTTTGTAAAACATGGAAATGAAAATAAGGTTGATGTTGCGTTTGTTGGATATGGAGAAAATCCTAGAGGAATGACAGATAAATTAACTGCTTCTGATGTATTAAGAGTTGCAGAAGGATTAAAAACACAAGTTGTAATACCTATACATCATGACATATGGTCTAACTTTATGGCTGATCCTAAAGAAATTACATTATTATGGAATTATAGAAAAGATAGATTAAAATATACATTTAAACCATATATATGGCAACCAGGTGGGCATTTTGTATTCCCTGATAACAAAGATGATATGGAATATATGTATCCAAGAGGATTTGAAGATGCTTTCACAATAGAACCTGATTTACCGTTTACATCAATATTGTAATATATAAGGAGAGATATTTATGGAATTTTTAACTAAAGCTTTGATTTGGTTTGGAAGTAATGTTTTAACAAACCCACCATTTTTCGTTGGATTATTAGTATTTATTGGATATTTATTACTAAAAAAACCATTTTATGAAGCATTTGCAGGTTTTTTAAAAGCAACAGTTGGGTATTTAATTTTAAATGTT
It includes:
- the ulaG gene encoding L-ascorbate 6-phosphate lactonase, which produces MAKVNEITRESWILQTFPEWGTWINEEIAETEVKPGTVSMWWLGNMGIWIKSEGGANLCVDLWVSTGKKTKSNKLMKAKHQHQRAVGCVALQPNLRTTPCVIDPFGIKELDALISTHSHSDHIDINVAAAVLQNCPNTKFVGPKSCTDIWRKWGVPEERLVTVKPGDEIEIKDTKIKMLESFDRTMLLTVDDDVVLKDKLPPDMDEMAVNYLFKTTGGNIYHAGDSHHSNFFVKHGNENKVDVAFVGYGENPRGMTDKLTASDVLRVAEGLKTQVVIPIHHDIWSNFMADPKEITLLWNYRKDRLKYTFKPYIWQPGGHFVFPDNKDDMEYMYPRGFEDAFTIEPDLPFTSIL